Proteins encoded within one genomic window of Marasmius oreades isolate 03SP1 chromosome 6, whole genome shotgun sequence:
- a CDS encoding uncharacterized protein (CAZy:AA7) encodes MLLPRRLLLLVSSVCLGASAQDRSQSVFVASSGPKCCDALRAKLPSIVFARGTPEYNTRLSTYYLLQQQELSPTCTVRPSSASEVSLIVKIAKDSQCPFAVASGGHMAWKGSSNIDEGFVVDLRGMNQIDVSTEDQTVKLGPGSLWQEVYKVMAPYNVSTIGARLNAVGVAGYLLGGGISFASVDKGFGADSVYNYEAVLSDGRIVEANKETNPDLFWALKLAGTNYAIVTRFDMYTYHSPTLWGTLSVYPSTSPTTSELFAEFEKYAHDEKNRKDMKAVFLSYSNGIDLTMTAQTNLDSTPLASMSSAEPIMHLEKVGTTHDVVDEVISNAAESTARTAWHVLTTKADTDFFMDLYAMGKTIFESLKDRKGLTRTFNFQVFQKSFIEGAVHGPTYNALKRSNDDLVCIVNFNAWEDPADDAAMKEATDALGDWAEAEARKRGILDDFIYLNYASERQPVYERSVTPEDLDKMREIQAKYDSDGTFEKLWKGGFKIPKKGGGALAGATHHDEL; translated from the exons ATGTTGCTCCCCAGACGTTTGCTACTACTGGTTTCTTCGGTCTGCCTCGGTGCATCAGCTCAAGACCGATCTCAGTCCGTTTTCGTTGCCAGCTCGGGGCCCAAATGC TGCGATGCTCTCCGTGCTAAGCTACCATCTATAGTCTTTGCACGTGGTACTCCCGAATACAATACTCGTCTCTCCACCTACTATCTCCTCCAACAGCAGGAACTGTCCCCTACCTGCACAGTCAGACCCAGCTCTGCCTCGGAGGTTTCGCTCATCGTGAAGATCGCTAAGGATAGCCAATGTCCATTTGCTGTGGCTTCTGGTGGTCATATGGCGTGGAAGGGATCATCGAACATCGACGAAGGGTTCGTCGTAGACCTCAGAGGGATGAACCAGATTGATGTCTCAACCGAGGACCAAACGGTCAAGTTAGGGCCTGGTTCACTTTGGCAAGAAGTCTACAAAGTCATGGCCCCGTATAACGTATCGACTATTGGCGCAAGACTCAATGCTGTCGGAGTCGCTGGATACCTTTTAGGCG GTGGCATATCCTTCGCGTCTGTTGACAAAGGCTTTGGTGCAGATAGCGTGTACAACTACGAGGCGGTACTTTCGGATGGACGCATAGTCGAAGCGAACAAAGAAACAAATCCGGACCTGTTCTGGGCACTGAAACTGGCTGGCACAAACTACGCTATCGTCACCCGGTTCGACATGTACACTTATCATTCTCCTACGCTCTGGGGAACTCTGTCCGTCTACCCGTCCACCTCGCCAACGACATCAGAACTTTTCGCGGAGTTCGAGAAATACGCTCACGACGAAAAGAACAGGAAAGATATGAAAGCCGTGTTTCTCAGTTACAGCAACGGGATAGATTTAACTATGACCGCTCAAACCAATCTCGATTCCACTCCTCTTGCTAGCATGTCGTCTGCTGAACCTATCATGCACCTGGAGAAGGTGGGGACCACTCATGACGTTGTAGATGAAGTAATTTCAAATGCAGCCGAGTCTACCGCCCGGACAGCTTGGCATGTGTTGACGACGAAAGCTGATACAGACTTTTTCATGGATCTGTATGCGATGGGGAAAACGATTTTCGAGTCTTTGAAAGACCGAAAAGGGCTTACGAGAACTTTCAATTTCCAAGTGTTCCAGAAGAGCTTCATTGAGGGAGCAGTTCACGGTCCGACCTACAACGCACTAAAGCGATCAAACGATGATCTCGTTT GTATTGTTAACTTTAATGCCTGGGAGGACCCTGCGGATGATGCCGCAATGAAGGAGGCCACCGACGCCCTTGGGGATTGGGCCGAAGCCGAGGCTCGTAAGCGTGGTATACTGGACGACTTCATCTATCTCAACTATGCGAGTGAGCGGCAGCCTGTGTATGAGCGTTCTGTTACGCCCGAAGACTTGGATAAGATGCGGGAGATTCAAGCGAAGTATGATTCGGACGGAACTTTTGAAAAGTTGTGGAAGGGCGGATTTAAAATACCAAAGAAGGGTGGTGGTGCATTGGCAGGGGCTACCCACCACGATGAGTTGTGA
- a CDS encoding uncharacterized protein (CAZy:AA7), whose amino-acid sequence MVLLRQLLLLLPSVYLGASAQDRAQSVFVNSGSACCDALRAKLPSIVFARGTPEYNTRLTTYYSLQQQELSPTCTVRPNSASDVSLIVKIAKDSQCPFAVASGGHMAWKGSSNINEGFVVDLRRMNQVDVSTEDQTVKLGPGSNWQEVYKVMTPYNVSTAGARINAVGVGGYLLGGGIAFASVDKGFGADNVYNYEAVLSDGRIVEANKETNSDLFWALKLAGTNYAIVTRFDMYIYSSPTMWGAVTVYPFTKPTTSELFAQFEKYVHDEENRKDMIAVLLNHNNGMDVALSAQTNLDSNPLARMSSAEPIMHAEKVGTTHDVVDQVIAHALESTARTAWYVLTTKANTDFFMDLHAMGETIFEHLKDRKGFTRTFSFQAFQKSYIEGAVHGPTYNALKRSNDDLVCVLNFNTWEDPADDAAMEEATAALGDWAEVEARKRGILDDFIYLNYADERQPVYERSVTPEDLDKMREIQAKYDSDGTFEKFWKGGFKIPKKGSAGATGHDEL is encoded by the exons ATGGTGCTCCTCAGACAGTTGTTACTACTGCTGCCTTCTGTCTACCTTGGCGCATCAGCTCAAGACCGAGCTCAGTCCGTTTTCGTTAACTCGGGGTCCGCATGT TGCGATGCTCTTCGTGCTAAGCTGCCATCTATAGTCTTTGCACGTGGTACTCCCGAATACAATACTCGCCTTACCACCTATTATTCCCTCCAACAGCAGGAACTGTCCCCTACCTGCACAGTCAGACCCAACTCTGCCTCGGACGTTTCGCTTATCGTGAAGATCGCTAAAGATAGTCAATGTCCATTTGCTGTAGCTTCTGGCGGTCATATGGCGTGGAAGGGATCATCCAACATCAACGAAGGGTTCGTCGTAGACCTCAGAAGGATGAATCAGGTTGATGTCTCGACGGAGGACCAAACGGTCAAGTTAGGGCCTGGTTCAAATTGGCAAGAAGTCTACAAAGTCATGACCCCGTATAACGTGTCGACTGCTGGCGCAAGAATCAATGCTGTCGGAGTCGGTGGTTACCTTTTAGGCG GTGGCATAGCCTTTGCGTCTGTTGACAAAGGCTTTGGTGCTGATAACGTGTACAACTACGAGGCGGTGCTTTCGGACGGACGCATAGTCGAAGCGAACAAAGAGACAAATTCGGACCTGTTCTGGGCACTGAAACTGGCTGGCACAAACTACGCTATCGTCACCCGGTTCGACATGTACATTTATTCTTCTCCTACGATGTGGGGAGCTGTGACAGTCTACCCATTCACCAAACCAACGACATCAGAACTCTTCGCGCAGTTCGAGAAATACGTCCATGACGAAGAGAACAGGAAAGATATGATAGCCGTTCTTCTCAACCACAACAATGGGATGGATGTAGCTCTGTCCGCTCAAACCAACCTCGATTCCAATCCTCTTGCTAGAATGTCGTCTGCTGAACCCATCATGCACGCGGAGAAGGTGGGCACCACCCATGATGTTGTAGACCAAGTAATTGCACACGCACTCGAGTCTACCGCCCGGACAGCTTGGTATGTGTTGACGACGAAAGCTAATACAGACTTTTTCATGGATCTGCATGCGATGGGGGAAACGATCTTCGAGCATTTAAAAGACAGGAAAGGTTTCACGAGAACTTTCAGCTTCCAAGCATTCCAGAAGAGCTACATCGAGGGAGCAGTTCACGGTCCGACCTACAACGCACTAAAGCGATCGAATGATGATCTCGTTT GTGTTCTTAACTTTAACACCTGGGAGGACCCTGCGGACGATGCCGCAATGGAAGAGGCCACTGCTGCGCTTGGGGATTGGGCCGAAGTCGAGGCTCGTAAGCGTGGCATACTGGACGACTTCATCTATCTCAACTATGCGGACGAGCGGCAGCCTGTGTATGAGCGTTCTGTTACGCCCGAAGACCTGGATAAGATGCGGGAGATTCAAGCGAAGTATGATTCGGACGGAACTTTCGAGAAGTTTTGGAAAGGCGGATTTAAAATACCAAAGAAGGGTAGTGCGGGAGCTACGGGGCACGATGAGTTGTGA